Genomic window (Gelria sp. Kuro-4):
TCTGGTGCAGGCCGAGGAAGAGGCAGCTGGCGGAAAGCGGGGCCAGGGCGACTCCGGCAGCCGGGAGATCGTACAAAAGGTCCATAATCGGGCCGGCGAGCACCAAAAGGCCGACGAAGGCCGGCAGCTCAATAAGGACCGTCAGGCGCAGCGCCGTCTGCATGCGCGCCCGGAGTCCCAGCCTGTCGCCGCTCGCCGCGGCGGCAGAGATGGCCGGCACCAGGCTCACCCCCAGGGCCACGGTGATGATGGTGGGAAGGTTGATCAAGGTGGCCGCCATTTGCGAAAGCTGCCCAAAGAGGGCCGTCGCCTCCCGGATAGTATACCCCGCCGCCTCCAGCCGGCGCGGCACAATAATAACATCCAGGTTCTGGATGATGGGCATCACCAGGCTGGCCAGGGAAACCGGCACCGCCAAAGCGAAGACTGTGCGCAAAACGGCCCGGCGTTCTGCCGGCGCCACCCGGGCGGCCTTAAGCGGCGGTTCCCTTCTTATGTACCAGGCCAGTACCGCCAGGGCGCCCAGCCCCCCGGTAACCGCGCCGAACGCCGCTCCGGCCGCCGCAAACTCGATACCGCGCCTCAGGAGCAGGTACCCAAGGGCGAGCGCCGTGCCCGCCCGCAGGAGTTGCTCCAGCACTTGGGAGACCGCTGTAGGCACCATGTCCTGCTGCCCCTGAAAGTAGCCGCGCAGCGCCGAGATAACAGCCACCAAGAAAATGGCCGGCGCAATGGCCACCAGCGGCCAGTAGGCGCGCGCGTCGCGCAGCAGGCCCAGGCGAACCAGCAGCCCGGCCAGTGCAAAGAGGAGCAGGCTGAAGCCGAGTCCGGAAACAAAAAGCGCCCTGAGCGACACCGCAAACACCTGCCTGGCTTCGTCCGGCCGGCCGCAGGCCAGCTTTTCCGCCACAAGTTTGGAAATGGCCACCGGGATCCCGGCGGTGGAGAGCGCCAGGATCATGGTGTAAAGCGGGTACGCCATGCCGTAAAGGCCCATGCCTTCGGGGCCGATCAGGCGGGCCAGGGGAATCCGGTAGACGGCGCCGAATACCTTGCTCACGATACCGGCGGCAGCCAGGATGGCCGCCCCGCCCAGGAAGGATTGCGACCGCACCTTTTTCATCCCCTCACCCCTTTCCGGATCACTCCCTCATTATACCAGAACGGGGCCGGGTTTCAACCCGGCCCCAGTGCGTTCCGTCCCTCGTCCATCCCGTCATTGTTCCATTTGCTTGGCCAGAAAGCCGGCCGCCGTCTCTGCCAGCTTCAGTTCCAGGTCGCCCATCTTGACCTCCGGGTTTTTCGAGCAGAGAATCACAGCGCCAATGGGATCGCCTTCGGCAATGATGGGAGATATGACTTCGGCGCTGAAACGGCAGTCGTCGTCTTCCGTCACGCAGTCCTTGCAGTACTTGTTCTCTTTGGGATTGTTGATAAGGACGGTGCGGCGTTCCTCCATAACCTTCTCCACGGCGGGGCTGATCTGCCGGTTGAGGAACTCCTTCTTGGGGGCTCCGGCCACGGCGATGATGGTGTCCCTGTCTGCGATGCATGCGATGTGTCCTACGGACTCTGCGAGGGAATCAGCGTACTCCTGAGCGAAGTCGCTCAGTTCCCCGATGGGGGAGTACTTCTTAAGGATGACCTCCCCTTCCCGGTCCACAAATATCTCTAGAGGGTCTCCCTCCCGAATGCGTAAAGTTCTGCGAATCTCTTTCGGGATCACTACGCGTCCTAAATCATCGATACGTCGAACGATGCCCGTCGCCTTCATTTCCACCCCTCCTTTACCCGCGCTCATCCGGATCTCTACACAGATAGTATATAGTGATTTTGACACTTTTATTCATTTTTGCCATGCGGGGTGGCCGGCGGCGAGGAGCGGCTATTTCTGGGGCGTTGTCTCCTCCGTCAACTTGTTTTCTGGCTTCAGCCTGCCTTTTAAATCGCTCAGGAAGGCCTGGAATTTCTCGTCTCTCTTCTGCGCGGAAAGCTGGGCGCTGAGGTACTGCTCCACCTCGGCCAAGGCCAAGGTGCGGGCAGGTTTTTTGTCTTCCACCTTGATGATGTGATAGCCAAAACTCGACTTAATCACCGGGCTAAGCTCGCCGACCGGCGTGCTAAAGGCCGCCTTGTCGAATTCGGGCACCATCTGGCCGGCCGGGAAGTAACCCAGCTCGCCGCCCGCTTCCCGTGAACCAGGGTCTGTGGAGTACTCCTTGGCCAGTTTGGCGAAGTCCTCACCCTTGAGTAGCCGGGCGCGCAGCTCCTGGGCAAACTTCTCATCCGCCACCAGGATGTGGCTCGCCTTCACCTGTTCAGGCACCTTAAAGTCCGCCTGGTGTTCCCGGTAGTACTTTTCCACCTCCGCCGGCGTCACCTTGATGCCGGCGGTCACCTTCTGGTAGAGTTCCTCCAGCTTGAGGTTGTTCTCCACCACGCGTTTAATGTCGTCCACGGAAAGCTTGGCTTCCTTTAAGGCCGCATCCAGTTTTGCCTTATCGCCAAACTGCTTGACAAGCCCAGCCTCAACCTCTTGCCAAGCCTGCTGCACCTTGTCCGTGCTCACCGCGATACCCTGTTTCTCCACTTCCGCAAGGAGCACGTTTTCGTCCAGGAGTTGGTCCACCACGCCGGCGCGGGAAACCTGGCTTACGTCAAGCTCGGGTGAAAACAACTTCACTAAAGCCACACGCTTGTCCACATCCGTCGCCAGAATCTGGCGTTCACCGACCGTGCCCACCACCCGGTTGCCGCTGCAGCCGGCAAGCACAAGAAGCGCCGCCGCCAGCGCCAGGAGCCGCCTTACCTTCAATGCTTTCTCCTCCTTCAGTTGGGTCGGGTGTCAGTCGTTGGTCCCATTGTACTCGACCTGGCGCGCGGCGACAAGCTCCCGGAGCCGCAGCAGGGCCTGCCGGACGGCGGCCGGCACCTCTGCCGGTTGGAGGCCCTCGGTCCGCAAGAGCAGTTCCCGCTCGTGTCCCGGCAGGGGCACCAAGCGCCGGCGCGTCGCGCGGCTGAGAGAAATTACCTCCTCCGGCGTCAGGTAAGCACCCGGGGAAAGCGTCAGCACCACCTTGTCCCCGCGCTGGGTGAGCCCCGCCACTTGGGCCCCCCGGGCCAGCACCTTAAGGCGCGCGACCTCAAGGAGCGTCGCTACCTCCGGCGGCGGGTCGCCGAAGCGGTCGATCAGGTCGGCGGCCACTTCCTCGACATCGCCTTCGCTGCGGCAGGCGGCAATGGCCTTGTAAAGCTCCATCTTATCGCGGGCCGAAGCAACGTAACTCTCAGGCAGATAGGCGGTTACCTTCAGGTCCACCTGCGGCTCCACTTCGACCGGCCGTTTTTCTCCTTTCAGCTCCCGCACTGCCTCCTCCAGGAGGCTACAATACATTTCGAAGCCGATGGCGGCAATGTGACCATGCTGCTCGGCGCCGAGGATATTGCCCGCGCCGCGGATCTCCAGGTCCCGCACCGCCAGCTTGAAGCCGGAGCCGAGTTCGGTAAACTCGCGCAGCGCCTGCAGGCGTTTTTGCGCGATGGGTGAAAGGAGCTTCTGGGGCTCGTAGGTAAAGTAGGCGTAGGCCACACGGTTGGAGCGCCCTACCCGGCCGCGCAGCTGATAAAGCTGCGCCAGTCCCAGCCGGTCCGCGTCGCGTACGACCAGGGTGTTCACATTGGGCATGTCAAGGCCGTTTTCAATGATGCTGGTGCAAACCAGAACATCGTACTCGCGCTCCAAAAAGCCCAGCACCACCCGGGCCAGGCGGGTTTCCGATAGCTGGCCGTGGGCCACGGCCACCCGGGCCTGGGGAACCAGTTCCTGTACCCGGCGCGCTTCCGCCTCGATGCCCTCCACCCGGTTGTAAAGGTAGAAGACCTGGCCGCCGCGGCCGATTTCCCGGGCGATGGCGTCGCGCACCAGCGCGTCGCTGTATTCCACCACGTAGGTCTGTACCGGGTAACGGTCCTCCGGCGGGGTCTGGATAAGGCTCATATCCCGGAGGCCCACCATGGAAAGGTGCAGCGTGCGCGGGATGGGCGTAGCGGTAAGGGTGAGCACGTCCACCGTCGCCTTAAGCTCTTTGAGGCGCTCTTTCTGACGCACACCGAAACGCTGCTCCTCGTCGATGATCACCAGGCCCAGATCGGCGAAGCGCACGTCTTTCGAGACCAGCCGGTGCGTCCCGATGATGATGTCGATGGCCCCACGCTTGAGGCGCTTGATGATTTCACGCTGTTCCAGCGCGCTGCGGAAGCGGGACAGCATCTCAATCTGCACCGGATAGCGGGCCAGGCGTTGCCGGAAGGTGTTGTAGTGCTGTTGCGCCAGGATGGTGGTGGGGACCAGCACGGCCACCTGTTTGCCGTCCATCACCGCCTTAAAGGCAGCGCGGATGGCCACCTCGGTCTTGCCGTAGCCCACGTCGCCGCAGAGCAGGCGGTCCATGGGATGCGGGCTCTCCATGTCCCGCTTCACTTCCTCGATGGCCTTGAGCTGGTCCGGGGTCTCCTCGTAGGGGAAGGCATCTTCAAACTCTTTTTGCCACACGGTATCGGGGCCGAAGGCATAGCCGGGGGCCGCTTTGCGGCGGGCATAAAGGGCAAGCAGCTCCTGGGCCATCTCCTCCACCGAGCGTTTGGCCCGGCTCTTGGCCCGTTGCCACTCGTTCCCGCCCAGCTTGCTCAAGCGGGGGCTCTCGCCCTCGGGGCCGATGTACTTCTGCAAAAGGTGCACCTGGTCGGTGGGGACATACAGCAGATCGTGGCCTGCGTACTCGAGCACCAGGTAGTCGCGGGTGCTGCCGGCGCTCTCCAGCGTCTTCACGCCCTGGTAGCGACCGATGCCGTGTACCACGTGCACCACCAGGTCCCCCACCTTAAGGTCCGTGAAGCTGGGGACGGCCGCCTCTTCCAGCGGCGCCCGCCGTTCCCGCCGGCGAGCCTGGCCGAAGATCTCGGCGTCGCTTATCTCCACCACCTTCAAGGTGGGGAGTTCAAAGCCGGCCGAAATCGGGCCCACCGCCACGGCGGCCCGTATGCCCGGCACGTTGTCCTTGAGCCAGGTCTTCAGACGGCCGGCCCGGTTCTCGTTGCTGGCCCGGAGCGTGACGGCATAGCCGTCGTGGTGCCAGCGCCTGAGATCTTCCGCCAGCCGCCCTTCATTCTGGTGGTAGGGCGTCAGGCCCCGCGCCGCGATGGAGATGAAGGCCTGGGGATTGCTGTACGGGGCCCGGCGCAGGAAAAGGCTGAGACCCACGCGCTGCAGGCGCCCGAGGCGCGCAAGGAGGATGTCAGGGCCGGCGTAAAGCTGTGCCTCTTCCGGGAGCAGGTTTCCCTCCTCCAGGAGGTGCTTTTGCATCCCGGCCAGACCCTGGGCAAAGCTGCGGCCCTCTTCCACCAGCTCGAGGGGCTCGTCCAGGAAAACCAAGGTGCGCGGGGAAAAGTAGTCCATAAGATAGGTCTCTTCCTCATAGGCGAAGGGGAGGAGCCGCGCCGCCGCCTCGGGCAGGCCCTCCCTCGCTCGTTCCAGGAAAGCGGCCGCGCGCTGGCGCACCCGCTCCGCCTGAGCGCTGAGGCCCCGTGCGCGCAGGCCGTCTTGGTAGCGCCCTGCCGAGGCGGCAAAGGCGGCGAGCGCATGCTCGCGCTCGGCCGGCAGCAGGCACACCTCCCGCGCAGGCCCGACCCAGGCACCTGTGAGTTTGGCCAGGGAGCGCTGGCTTTCCGGGTCGAACTCCCGCAGGGAGTCTATTTCGGTATCAAAAAGCTCCACCCTAAGCGGCCGGACCGCGGGCAGCGGGAAAACGTCGAGGATGTCGCCGCGCGCCGCAAACTCCGCGCGGTTTTCCACCCGTTCCACCCGCGTGTAGCCCAGCTCCACCAGGTGCTCCAGCAGCTTTTCCCGATCCACCTCGTCTCCGGGGCGCAGCCAGAAACCCTGCCGCGCAAAGACCGCCGGGGGCAAAAGACGCCGGGTCAGGGCCGCAAGCGGCGCCACAACGGCGCCGGCCTCGCCCCGCACCAGCGCCCCCAAAACGTTCAGCCGCTGAGCCGTAAGTTCCGGGCTCTCGGCGTAGTACTCGTAAGGCAGTACCTCCGCCGGCGGAAAGACAAGGATCTTACTGCCGGGTAGAAACGCCGCCAGGTCCTCGGCCACGGTTTCGGCCTGCTGTAGGTGGCTCGTGATGTAGAGGGCCGGCCGCCGTATTTCCTCAAGGACGAGGGCGGCCAGGTAGGCCTTCTGTGCGCCGCTCACACCGTGAACCAGTTGTTCCGGCACGCCGCGTGCCACGTTGCTTAAAAGCTCGTGCAGTTCGCTATTTTCTGCTGCATTGTCCCAAAGGGCCATTCTGTTTCCCCCTATCGGGAGTAAGACAAACTGAGGGGCCGCAAAAGGAAGGAGGCGCAAAACGGCGCCCCTCTATCGCCTTCTTTATTATAACGGGGCCTGGAAGGAGGCGCAAGCCGATCACGGCGCGCGGCCAAGGCCGTGGCGGCGGTCAGAGGCCGTGGCCCCCAACAAGCCGGCGCAAAACCGAAAACGGGACTGCCGCCGGCCGGCGCGCCGCAGAGCGTGCTGAGCCCGCAGTGTATGCATCTTCCAGGACCAGTCTATGTTTGAGACCGAAGGTTTAGTGCGCCTGGGTCTTGGATTGTTCATTCCATAAATGTATAATATTAACATGACAGCAGGGAAAGGAGCGAGCAGGGTGAAGGTTGTCGCGCAGGAGCCCCGCCGGCTTCAAGAACTGGACCAAGAGATTGAAGCGCTACGGGAGAAACTCTATCGCCTGGTCTGCTCCAATCCATCCCAATTGCGCACGCCGGGTGCGTACGAACTGTCCATGCAGCTGGATGAGCTTATTGCCAAATTGCAGGTAAGCCTGGTCGCGCCGGCGCAGCAGGAAAGGTGTGAGCGAAGCGGAAGCTAGAATAGAGGTTGGGTTGGGGGGAAGATACGGTATGGAGCTTACATCGGTAAAGGGGTTGATTTCAATCACCCTTTCTGTGAAAGAACACGAGCGGCAGCGCCTGGCAGGCCTTTCCACTTCTGACCTCCTCCAACTCTCCAAAAGTGAGTTAAGCCAAGTAGTCCAACCGGATCTGGTACGGGAGGTCATGGTGGGCTACGACGGGGAAACAGTGCAAATGATCCTGAGCATTTAGGCCCTGCAAAGGGCCGATTTTTTTAGGAGCTTATTCCCAATGCGGTCTAACTCCGCCTGCGGCGGCCTGTGCCTGCATTGGGACTCTATCCTTTCCCTTCACACGCCACGGACAGGCCTGCCCAGCTTCAGCGCCCGCCTGTGGCGGCTGACAAGCGCCACACGGTGTGCTAACATGGCTGTAGGTTTTACAGCCTTAGACAACTCAACAGGGGGCGGTAAAGTTGTCTGTGCTGAATCCTCCTCGAGAGGTACGGGGGAATGTACCGCTTGTCAGCGGCGGGTGCATCTCTTACGAGAGGGACATCCTTCGGTCCTAACCTGGAACTAACCCCGGAAGCGAGTGAAGGAAAGGAGCGAGGAACATGCTGAAGCAGCTTTTGACCCGGTTACCTCTGACCCTGAAACGCATCCGGAAACAGCTCACGCTGGAGACCGAAAAAAAGAGTGTGATGGTCGGACTGGCAGCGCTCCTGGTGTTCGGTGTGTCCGCCCCGGCCGCTGCCGCAGCCTACACCGTACAGCCGGGCGACTCACTCTGGCTCATCGGCCAGCGCTACGGCGTAAGCGTGACCGCTCTACAGCAGGCAAACGGCCTTTGGACCGACCTGATCTACCCCGGCGATGTGCTCACCATCCCGGACGGCGGCACCCCGGCCGCGCTGGCTTCCCGGGGCAGCGCCCGCCCATCCATGCGGGAGGTTGAACTGCTGGCCCAGATGATCACGGCCGAGGCACAGGGTGAACCGTACGAAGGAAAAGTAGCGGTCGGCGCCGTGATTCTCAATCGCCTGCGCGACCCGCGTTTCCCCAACACTTTGGAGGGCGTCCTCTACGAAACCGATGCCTTTGAGCCCATACTGAACGGCACCTTCTACCAGACACCCGATGCCGAAAGCATCCGGGCCGCCCAGGATGCCCTAGCCGGCTGGGATCCCACCGGCGGCGCCCTTTACTTCTACAACCCGTCCCGGGCCTGGTCCACCTGGATTTTCAGCCGCCCCGTCCTCACCCAGATCGGCAATCACGTGTTCGCTAAATAGGATTCCCTTTCGACCCGCGCCGGCGGGTCTTTTTCTTTGCCCGGCAGGATTTTTACCTTACAGGGACGAATTATGCATCATAAACAGATGATAGACGATTCTTGTCAAATATTTGACATTTGGCAGGGGGTACGGGGTATGAAGACACAGCCGGCTTTCCCCAGCCTTAAGAAGGCCTGGGAAACTTTCACCGCAACGGGAACGGTGCTTCCCGGGGTCCCTCCCCTGGTGGCCACGGCCTGGCAGCGCTGCCGTCACCTTGGAGTAGATCCCAACCAGGGTTTTTGCACCGAGGTGCTGCCGGCACCGGAGTACGCCGCCCACCTGGCGGCCAACGCCGAACTCCTTGAGGTGGCGCGGCCCTTCCTCACCAGCCTGTACGAAATCGTGCAGGGGTCCGGCTTCGCCGTGGTCCTGGTGGACCGCGACGGCGTGGTGATTGAGGTCCGGGGCGATCCGACAATCCTTAAAGCGTCCGCCAGCGCGCTCAACTTCGTCCCCGGGGCGGTGTGGCGCGAAGACATAGTGGGTAACACGGCCGTGGGCACCGCGCTACGGGAAAAGGTACCATTACAGGTAGCCGGCTACGAGCACTACTGCCGGGCGCACCATCCCTGGGCCTGTTCGGCGGCTCCCATCCTCGGTCCCGACGGTACGGCCTGGGGAGCGCTCAACGTGTCCGGGGTTCTCAGGCAGGTGCACCCGCACACCCTGGGCATGGTGGTGGCCGCCGCCCGCGCCATCGAAGGCCAGCTGGCCATGCGGCAGGCGACGGAGGAACTCCGGCTGCAGCACAAGTATCAGGAGGCCATCGTGGAATCCATGTCCGACGGCCTTCTCACCATCGACCGCAGCGGGCACATCACCTACATAAACGCCACAGGCGGCCGGATCCTGGGCGTGGACCCGAAAAAAGTCGTGGGTAAGTTCGTCGGCGACATCGTGGACTTCAGGCCGGTAGTCCTTTCCGTCCTGGAAAGCGGGCACGGCTACGTGGACCGGGAGTTCATGGTGAAAACCGGCAGCGGCTTCAAGCACTTCATTAAAACGGCCGTCCCCATCCGCGACGAGAATGGCAACCTCACGGGAGTGGTGGATACTTTCCGCGAGATAAAACGCGTGCGTAAGATGGTCAACCAGATGGTGGGCGCCACGGCCAACTTCACCTTTGCCGACATCCTGGGTGAAAGCCGCGAAATAGCGGAGTGCGTGCGCCTGGCCAAAATTGCCGCGCAGAGTTCCTCTACCGTCCTGCTGCAGGGCGAAAGCGGCACCGGCAAAGAACTCTTCGCCCAGGCCGTCCATAATGAAAGCAACCGGCGGGAGGGGCCTTTTGTCGCTCTCAATTGTGCCGCTCTGCCCCGCGAGCTCATTGAAAGCGAACTCTTCGGGTACGAGGAAGGCGCCTTCACCGGCGCCTCCCGCGGCGGCCGGCCCGGCAAGTTCGAGCTGGCCTCCGGTGGCACCATCTTTCTTGACGAGATCGGTGACATGCCCCTTGACATGCAGGCCAAACTGCTGCGGGTTTTGCAGGAACACCGGGTGGTGCGCCTGGGCGGCAGCCATTACATCGACTGCGATGTGCGGGTGATCGCAGCCACCAACAAGGACCTGGCCCGCGAGGTGGAGGAAGGCAACTTCCGCCGCGATCTCTATTACCGGCTTAATGTCATCTCCATCCTCATTCCGCCGCTGCGGCAGCGGGGAGCCGACCTCGAGCTGTTGGTGGAGCGCCTCACGGAAAAGATCAGCCGCAAGCTCGGTCACGAGGTACACGTTTTCGCCCCCGGTGCCCTCCAGATCCTGCGCTCTTACCCCTGGCCCGGCAACGTGCGCGAGTTGGAAAACGTCATCGAGCGGGCGGTGAACATGGCCCGGGGCAAAGAGATCAGTGCGGCCGAGGTGCTGCGCCTCTTGAAGCACCAGCAGGCCGGCCCCGCGGCACCCGCAGAGCCGCTCGCCATCGAGGAGCTGGAGAAGCAGGCCATCCGCCGTGCCCTGCAGGCCGTGGACGGTAACATTTCCCTGGCCGCCCGCCTCCTCAAGATCAGCCGCAACACCCTGTACAACAAGCTCAAGAAGTATCAGATAAAGGCGAGTTAAAGGTGCAGGGCGGACCGACCGGCATGGGGCCGGACCGTTTTTGCTCAAATTTTACACAGTGTCCTGGTTTTGGGCAGAAGCGTGGAAGAATGTTGACAGCGGCCTTGTCCGCACGGCAAGAAGCTCGCTGCGCAGAAATTGAGCACCGACGTGCGGCCGGTCTGGCCGCCATTAAGCCGGCACATAGACCCAAACGCAGCCGCCGACCACCGGCCGGCCGGTCAGGTCTAGGGGCGCCCGGGCCTCCGGGCGTTTTTTTATTCCGCTCACCTGCTCCTTTTGCTTGTCTTCCCCTTGTTCGTCTTTTACCGCCACCTCCTGGTACGCTCCTTGCATACCTCGCTCTTGTGGAGGCGTGCAAAGGGAGGAACCGCCCCGGGCTGGCGCAAGAGGGGCCCGCGCAAGCTGGGCGCCCAGTTCTGACAGGAGGTGCTACCGTTTTGGAGTTCTCACGCGATGATTTAAAGGCCTTTTACCGTACCATGTTCACCATCCGGTCCTTCGAAGAGAAGATCAACGACCTCT
Coding sequences:
- a CDS encoding polysaccharide biosynthesis protein — its product is MKKVRSQSFLGGAAILAAAGIVSKVFGAVYRIPLARLIGPEGMGLYGMAYPLYTMILALSTAGIPVAISKLVAEKLACGRPDEARQVFAVSLRALFVSGLGFSLLLFALAGLLVRLGLLRDARAYWPLVAIAPAIFLVAVISALRGYFQGQQDMVPTAVSQVLEQLLRAGTALALGYLLLRRGIEFAAAGAAFGAVTGGLGALAVLAWYIRREPPLKAARVAPAERRAVLRTVFALAVPVSLASLVMPIIQNLDVIIVPRRLEAAGYTIREATALFGQLSQMAATLINLPTIITVALGVSLVPAISAAAASGDRLGLRARMQTALRLTVLIELPAFVGLLVLAGPIMDLLYDLPAAGVALAPLSASCLFLGLHQTTSGILQGLGRTDIPVRSLAAGAAVKVVVTYFFTALPALGIRGAAFGTVATFIVAMLLNSLAIQRLVGFPWDARELVLKPGAAAAFMSACVLAGYHLSLPYLGTSLATLLGIALGVLSYGAALVLVRAVRAEDLELLPAPGRTLARRLGFSSRQGGS
- the spoVT gene encoding stage V sporulation protein T, coding for MKATGIVRRIDDLGRVVIPKEIRRTLRIREGDPLEIFVDREGEVILKKYSPIGELSDFAQEYADSLAESVGHIACIADRDTIIAVAGAPKKEFLNRQISPAVEKVMEERRTVLINNPKENKYCKDCVTEDDDCRFSAEVISPIIAEGDPIGAVILCSKNPEVKMGDLELKLAETAAGFLAKQMEQ
- a CDS encoding peptidylprolyl isomerase; translated protein: MKVRRLLALAAALLVLAGCSGNRVVGTVGERQILATDVDKRVALVKLFSPELDVSQVSRAGVVDQLLDENVLLAEVEKQGIAVSTDKVQQAWQEVEAGLVKQFGDKAKLDAALKEAKLSVDDIKRVVENNLKLEELYQKVTAGIKVTPAEVEKYYREHQADFKVPEQVKASHILVADEKFAQELRARLLKGEDFAKLAKEYSTDPGSREAGGELGYFPAGQMVPEFDKAAFSTPVGELSPVIKSSFGYHIIKVEDKKPARTLALAEVEQYLSAQLSAQKRDEKFQAFLSDLKGRLKPENKLTEETTPQK
- the mfd gene encoding transcription-repair coupling factor — protein: MALWDNAAENSELHELLSNVARGVPEQLVHGVSGAQKAYLAALVLEEIRRPALYITSHLQQAETVAEDLAAFLPGSKILVFPPAEVLPYEYYAESPELTAQRLNVLGALVRGEAGAVVAPLAALTRRLLPPAVFARQGFWLRPGDEVDREKLLEHLVELGYTRVERVENRAEFAARGDILDVFPLPAVRPLRVELFDTEIDSLREFDPESQRSLAKLTGAWVGPAREVCLLPAEREHALAAFAASAGRYQDGLRARGLSAQAERVRQRAAAFLERAREGLPEAAARLLPFAYEEETYLMDYFSPRTLVFLDEPLELVEEGRSFAQGLAGMQKHLLEEGNLLPEEAQLYAGPDILLARLGRLQRVGLSLFLRRAPYSNPQAFISIAARGLTPYHQNEGRLAEDLRRWHHDGYAVTLRASNENRAGRLKTWLKDNVPGIRAAVAVGPISAGFELPTLKVVEISDAEIFGQARRRERRAPLEEAAVPSFTDLKVGDLVVHVVHGIGRYQGVKTLESAGSTRDYLVLEYAGHDLLYVPTDQVHLLQKYIGPEGESPRLSKLGGNEWQRAKSRAKRSVEEMAQELLALYARRKAAPGYAFGPDTVWQKEFEDAFPYEETPDQLKAIEEVKRDMESPHPMDRLLCGDVGYGKTEVAIRAAFKAVMDGKQVAVLVPTTILAQQHYNTFRQRLARYPVQIEMLSRFRSALEQREIIKRLKRGAIDIIIGTHRLVSKDVRFADLGLVIIDEEQRFGVRQKERLKELKATVDVLTLTATPIPRTLHLSMVGLRDMSLIQTPPEDRYPVQTYVVEYSDALVRDAIAREIGRGGQVFYLYNRVEGIEAEARRVQELVPQARVAVAHGQLSETRLARVVLGFLEREYDVLVCTSIIENGLDMPNVNTLVVRDADRLGLAQLYQLRGRVGRSNRVAYAYFTYEPQKLLSPIAQKRLQALREFTELGSGFKLAVRDLEIRGAGNILGAEQHGHIAAIGFEMYCSLLEEAVRELKGEKRPVEVEPQVDLKVTAYLPESYVASARDKMELYKAIAACRSEGDVEEVAADLIDRFGDPPPEVATLLEVARLKVLARGAQVAGLTQRGDKVVLTLSPGAYLTPEEVISLSRATRRRLVPLPGHERELLLRTEGLQPAEVPAAVRQALLRLRELVAARQVEYNGTND
- a CDS encoding aspartyl-phosphate phosphatase Spo0E family protein gives rise to the protein MKVVAQEPRRLQELDQEIEALREKLYRLVCSNPSQLRTPGAYELSMQLDELIAKLQVSLVAPAQQERCERSGS
- a CDS encoding cell wall hydrolase is translated as MLKQLLTRLPLTLKRIRKQLTLETEKKSVMVGLAALLVFGVSAPAAAAAYTVQPGDSLWLIGQRYGVSVTALQQANGLWTDLIYPGDVLTIPDGGTPAALASRGSARPSMREVELLAQMITAEAQGEPYEGKVAVGAVILNRLRDPRFPNTLEGVLYETDAFEPILNGTFYQTPDAESIRAAQDALAGWDPTGGALYFYNPSRAWSTWIFSRPVLTQIGNHVFAK
- a CDS encoding sigma-54-dependent Fis family transcriptional regulator, with the translated sequence MKTQPAFPSLKKAWETFTATGTVLPGVPPLVATAWQRCRHLGVDPNQGFCTEVLPAPEYAAHLAANAELLEVARPFLTSLYEIVQGSGFAVVLVDRDGVVIEVRGDPTILKASASALNFVPGAVWREDIVGNTAVGTALREKVPLQVAGYEHYCRAHHPWACSAAPILGPDGTAWGALNVSGVLRQVHPHTLGMVVAAARAIEGQLAMRQATEELRLQHKYQEAIVESMSDGLLTIDRSGHITYINATGGRILGVDPKKVVGKFVGDIVDFRPVVLSVLESGHGYVDREFMVKTGSGFKHFIKTAVPIRDENGNLTGVVDTFREIKRVRKMVNQMVGATANFTFADILGESREIAECVRLAKIAAQSSSTVLLQGESGTGKELFAQAVHNESNRREGPFVALNCAALPRELIESELFGYEEGAFTGASRGGRPGKFELASGGTIFLDEIGDMPLDMQAKLLRVLQEHRVVRLGGSHYIDCDVRVIAATNKDLAREVEEGNFRRDLYYRLNVISILIPPLRQRGADLELLVERLTEKISRKLGHEVHVFAPGALQILRSYPWPGNVRELENVIERAVNMARGKEISAAEVLRLLKHQQAGPAAPAEPLAIEELEKQAIRRALQAVDGNISLAARLLKISRNTLYNKLKKYQIKAS